One Microplitis mediator isolate UGA2020A chromosome 3, iyMicMedi2.1, whole genome shotgun sequence DNA segment encodes these proteins:
- the LOC130664640 gene encoding C-mannosyltransferase dpy-19: protein MEIPENHYRLSVAILALVCGFLHRDHVSVIFENDRHFSHLSEVEREMSFRTEMGMYYYYFKIITEAPTFFEGLKLLWNDSYSQYPREINAQKVYNLFPEILGGFLYHKAKQFNLFNNPQCWQVERGDGLSTVKSCQGLAVPSYFYTEFVWYFAGMTGALIFLYATYLSDSIFGGLVAFLSFLFNHTECTRVQWTPPLRESFAYPILLWQMYTISVVIDKYRYINLDKKFNWRYIFKDFPFLNIFIPTTLSLACWQFSQFVLMTQVIALLILHWLKILPKILILQLTSVHLLSIGLSGFFGNLNSFSLYAALVVGIMYSNDLLIRLENVLSANTLIILDIVATFGFTYLQKFILTMAFEDYSHIFDILKAKLTDYKDFHTLLYTCSPEFDFLPYAAYETIVRTYLLPTAILAGVLAVYFWYRNYKITGWPDCIEASVAYNALQTGAFIVMASMIMRLKLFMNPHLCLIAGLVVSKRYLEKLGLKHETYRQAFILVVVAVLCYQGIDRIENEGKAYGEFSDIEQEELFTWIKNNTPEDAVFAGKMSLMANLLLTTRRPIVNNPFYESKVMRDRTLKVYEIYGRKDAAAVYETLRKMQVDYLVIDEGLCYGLGNPKPGCKLIDLWDVMDNGRAKSLGKRPLCPILSEGNSHPFKRVFANDQYVVLRLDYSTYVEFKPNSPMVLQSA, encoded by the exons GGAAtgtattattactattttaaaataataactgaagcgccaacattttttgaaggtCTAAAGTTACTCTGGAACGACAGTTACTCGCAGTATCCTAGAGAAATAAATGCCCAAAAAgtgtataatttatttccaGAG atcTTAGGAGGATTCCTTTATCATAAAgcaaaacaatttaatttattcaataaccCGCAATGCTGGcag gtAGAAAGAGGCGATGGTCTGTCGACGGTAAAAAGTTGCCAAGGATTAGCGGTCCCTTCATATTTTTACACCGAATTTGTCTGGTATTTCGCGGGAATGACGGGAGCGctgatatttttatacgcTACTTATTTAAGTGACTCGATATTCGGTGGTCTTGTCGCATTTTTATCCTTCTTGTTCAATCACACCGAGTGCACGAGAGTGCAGTGGACGCCGCCATTACGTGAGAGTTTCGCGTACCCCATTTTGTTGTGGCAAATGTACACGATTTCTGTCGTTATCGACAAATATCGATACATAAatctcgataaaaaatttaactggcggtACATTTTCAAAGATTTTCCTTTCTTG AACATTTTCATACCAACGACACTGAGCTTAGCCTGCTGGCAATTTTCCCAGTTCGTCTTGATGACCCAAGTAATCGCCCTCCTGATTCTCCACTGGCTAAAAATCCTCCCGAAGATTTTGATCCTGCAGCTGACATCCGTCCACTTGCTCTCGATAGGACTGAGTGGATTTTTCGGCAACTTGAACTCATTTTCCCTGTACGCAGCTCTCGTTGTCGGCATAATGTACAGCAACGACCTTCTAATCCGCCTTGAGAACGTCCTGAGCGCGAACACGCTGATAATTTTGGACATCGTCGCGACCTTTGGCTTCACTTACCTCCAGAAATTCATCCTGACAATGGCCTTCGAGGACTACAgtcatatatttgatattcTAAAGGCCAAATTGACAGATTACAAAGACTTTCATACATTACTGTACACTTGTTCACCAGAATTCGACTTCCTGCCTTACGCGGCATACGAAACGATAGTAAGGACTTATCTGCTACCGACTGCCATCTTGGCTGGGGTCCTGGCTGTTTACTTCTGGTacagaaactataaaattacCGGCTGGCCCGACTGTATTGAGGCGAGTGTCGCTTACAATGCTCTGCAAACTGGCGCATTTATTGTCATGGCCTCGATGATAATGcggcttaaattatttatgaaccCGCACTTGTGTTTGATCGCGGGTCTGGTGGTCAGCAAGCGGTATCTAGAGAAATTGGGACTTAAACATGAAACTTACAGGCAGGCTTTTATCTTAGTCGTTGTTGCTGTGCTCTGCTATCAGGGGATTGATCGTATTGAGAATGAGGGAAAGGCTTATGGAGAGTTTAGTGATATTGAACAGGAAGAATTGTTCActtggataaaaaataacacgCCTGAAGACGCGGTATTTGCAGGAAAGATGTCGCTGATGGCAAACTTGCTGCTGACGACTCGCAGGCCTATTGTTAATAATCCTTTTTATGAAAGCAAAGTTATGAg agataGAACTCTAAAAGTCTATGAAATCTATGGGAGGAAAGATGCAGCTGCTGTTTACGAAACTTTAAGGAAAATGCAAGTCGACTATTTAGTAATAGACGAAGGACTGTGTTACGGTCTAGGAAATCC AAAACCAGGTTGTAAATTAATAGACTTATGGGACGTAATGGACAACGGCCGAGCTAAAAGTCTGGGCAAGCGTCCACTTTGCCCCATTTTGTCCGAAGGCAATAGCCACCCGTTCAAAAGAGTATTTGCAAATGATCAGTACGTTGTTTTGAGACTCGACTACTCGACTTACGTCGAATTCAAACCCAACTCTCCGATGGTATTACAGTCTGCGTGA